The genome window CGAAGTCGACGTCTTCGAAGCCTGTTTCCAGCAGCAGTGTGCTCAGCGTTCCGGGAGACCAGAATTTGATGTGGCCATGGTCCTTGAGCGGCATGAAATGGTCGTCCATCTTGCCGCTGACGGCCAAGGCCAGATTTTTCCAGTAACCGTGAAACGGCGTCGACATCACGGCGATGCCGCCGGGCTTCACCAGATCGTACATGGTGGCCGAGAAAGCCTTGGGGTCATAAACGTGCTCAACCACTTCGAGGCTTATCACCGCATCGAAGGTCCCATACCGGCTGGAAAGATCTTCGTAACCGGAGCCGATCTCCAGCGGGAGATCGGGGTGGGCCGTTCTCGCTTTCGCAATGCCGTCCGCGGACGGGTCGACGCCGACGACATCATAGCCCTTTTCCGCAAGCACGGCTGCGGCGCCGCCGGTACCGCAGCCGAGGTCGAAGACCGCCGTTTCATTTGCCGCCTGAAAACTGTTCTCAAGAACATCGACAACGGCCGGCAAAATATAGGAATGGGCGGTCGTCGGTTTGGCATGCACATAGGTCGTCGCGTCTAGTTCGATAGACATTTTGCCTCCTGGAGTAGTGAGCCCGCCAACCCAATAATACGCAACACAAGGGTACGGCGGACTTTGACGGCAGTGTGGTGTCCCTGTGGTATTAAAGTGATTAGCGCCGAAGGCGCTCGCAGCGGCTGGGCGCCGGGTCGTTCGGCTCTACCCGCTGCGCGCAGCATCCTTCAGCCTGATCACTATCCGAACCACGCTGTCTCAAGGGCGATTGGTACCTGAGGATCGCCTTATGAAAGATCCGAAGTTGATTGACAGTGTGCCGGGAAGGTGCTGAGAACGGGCCGCAACCCGGATGCACCGCATTTTTGTCGGTCAACGGTCGCTAGGTCGGTGCTGGCGCTTCAACTATTTAAAATAAATAACGCAAGCAAATGCCATTTGAAGGTGTGGATTAAATAATACTGTAGTTTTTTATGGCGATCCCTCAGTTGAGGGAGGTGGATGTTGTTGGATTTTGTTAAAACTGTACCGTTTTTAGAGTAAATAGCCAAATTTTTAACTTAACTAACGTGAAATCTCTTCGCATTCGTGTGGATGCGTTGTAGATTAACATTATCCTTGGTCACGATAGCCTAGTGCGAGCGTATGGCGGATATGAAGCAAAATCTAACTTGCAAACAGGCCCTCGCCAGTGCGTTCCAGGCTCTGTCGGACGAGGCCGTCAAAGCCGGCTGGTCGGAGGGCGATGTCGCCCTCGCGCTTGCTGAACTCGCCGAGGAGCGGGTGATCGAGATTACCGCCAAGGTGATCATGGAAGGCTCCATCCATCCCCAGTTCGCCGCCGGCGGCCGCAGCAGTTAATCTCAGAGCCACGGTGGAACAACTAGGCTGCTGGTTGAAGAAAGCACCCGCACGGGGAGGGAAGGCGTTTTTCGCTCTCGCCTGCGCTCACTGCCTCCTGCTGTAAAAGCCGCACCAACGCGCGGGACAGGATTTTGTTCCCCAATTTTGCTTCGGGGAAATCTGCGTAGTTGCTAAAGTTCAAGCCGTCGCGCATAATCATTTTTGTCGGTTGCGGAGGGCGGCCGGCAATGCAAGCGTGGATGCGTTTGCCCTCGGAGGAAATGCGGCGTGATGTTACGATCATCAATCCATCCGCATGATTTACCGCTGTTTTCGGAAGATCTCGATCTGCTTTCAAAGGTGCTCGACAAGGTCTGCGACGAGCGCGGCCTCGTCAGGACAACGCCGGAGGCCGAGCGGATCGGTGCGGTCATCATTCAGCTCTACAGGCAGGGCGTGAAGGACGGCGGCAAACTCGCCGATTTGGCAAAGACCTATCTCTGATATTCAGTTCTGCTCGATCGAGACACCGTTCTTGCCGATGCTCATCTCGATCCCCTGCGGCTTGCTCTCCTCTTGGAAGATGTAAGCGCCGAGGCCAATGACGGCGGCGACGAGAGCATGCCGATGATGAGATAGAGACCATTGCTGCGGTTCAAGTGACTGTCCCTGATATGTGATGGGCCCCGATACGTGATGAGACAGCGGGAACGCCTAGGTGACCGATTGGTTCCGTCAGTCGTCGTTGGCGGCGTTGAGGTTCTCCGGCCGGATACCGTCGTCGCTCGTGGTGCGTGCGCGCAACCGGATGCCGGGGCCGCCTTCATCCTGATTGCCGCTCGACAGGAAGATGATGCCGTGCGCCTCGAGCGTGTTGCGCACATCGAACAGCGCATGCGGCTCGCCCGCAAATTCGCCGGTTTCCAGCGCCGCTACGGTCTCGACCGGCAGGCCGCTTGCGGCGGCGAGCTCTTCGATGCTCATCCCGATCATGGCGCGCGCGCCGCGTATCTGTGTTGCTGTTATCATGACGGAAAATCTAGCGCATTCACCGTAGTTCTCAAGTGGCGCGGGCCGATCAAGCGTCCTTCAATTTCACACCAAACAGATCGTCATGCATGCGCTCGACCGCGATCCCCATGCCTCCCATGAGGGCGGCCCGGTTCCCGAAACGGCTGATCTCGATGCGTGGCGGATAGGGCGTGCAACGCGGCAGGAAGCCGCGGATGGCGTTGACGAGTTCCGGTCTTGCGCCGATGCTGCCGCCAGTGATCACCAGTTCAGGATCAAGAGTTGCGCCGATTGCCGCAATGGCGACCGCCACCAGCCTTGCCGTCTCTTCGATTGCCGCGACGGCGCTTGTTTCTCCTGCATTGAACGCGGCGAAGAGATCGGCGACGGTGGATGCGTTGCGCCCGCCAAAACCGATATAGCGGCGCAGCATGGCGACGCTGCCGACCGCGGTCTCAAAGGTTCCCAGCGTAAAGCCGCCAGGATCAAAAGCATCTCCACCGATCGGAAGATAGGCGATCTCGCCGGCCGCGCCACGCGCGCCGCGCAACAGAGCGCCATTGGCGATGATGCCCATACCGACGCCGGTTCCGAGAGCAATGAAAGCAAAATTGCCGGTCTCGACACCGTGTCCCCGCCATCTCTCGCCCTGCGCGGCCAAATTGACGTCATTTTCGACGATCACCGGTATGCCCATCTTGTCGCTGAAGACCTGACGCAGATTGATGGCGTCAATGCCGGGAATGTTTGGCGCCACATTGATATGGCCGGTGGCAGGATCGAGCACGCCGGGACTGCCCAGAACGACGAGGCGGAGTTTGTCGGCGGTCGTTCCGGCCGCAGAGGCGAGTTCAGCGACAAGATCGCTGAACTGATTGACGAGATGCATTCCGCCGCGCCGGTCTGTCGGCACTTCGGTTTCGGCAACCACATTTCCCAACAGATCGCAGATAGCCGCGGCAATCTTGGTGCCCCCGAGATCGATGGAGGCCGCCAATCCTGCCCTGGCATTGATTTCGTAGATGATCGCATTCCGTCCCGGGCGCCCATCGGTCTGCCCGATCGCTTTCAGCCATCCATCATCTTCGAGGTCGCGCACGACATCGGAAATCGTCTGTTTTGATAGGCCGGTAAGCTTCGCGATATCGGCGCGAGAGATCGACCCGCTCGCCACGACAGTCCGGATCACGGCATGGGTTGAAATTTTTCGTGCGATTGGAGTCTGTACGACAGAAGAGGTCATTGCCATCCAGGCTAGCTCAATCCAATTAGTTCGGTGCGTATACTTAATTGGCGCGCTATTGGCTGGCCAATAGCGCGATACGGCGAATTCTGGGCTGTCTCTGATCGCATTTACCGGCTTTTGGTACACCAAGGCCTCCACTTTGTCTATGTCCTTGACAAAAGGAGGGCCGCCTGTAGGCTGGGATCAACGTGCGGGGATTGCCGATGATAAAGCCCTCGACTGATGGACAGCTTTCTGCCGAACAAGGCGTTTTACTGCCTGTCATGGCGCCACGCCTTCAGGCGGATGTTCATCCGGACGGCTATGCTGATCTCGCCCTTTGGGGCGCCGGCAGTCTGGGGCGCGTGAGATTTTCTGCAATCGGCGGCCCTTATACCTATGCCCCGAACCGAATGATCTCCAAACATGGCGGTGTTTTCGTTGCGCAGTCGCTGCCGGTGATGTTGATCCGCGGTGTGGGCCTTCGGGGCGTGTATCCCGCGCGTCGTTGCGCCTGGTGGCACGAGCCGGATGGGCAAAGCGCAAGCGCGAAGTTCACTCGGACCCATCATCGGAAGACTTTCGAAATGGCCTGGGGCGTACTCATTGTGGACGCTCTCGGGTCGGATCTGCGGATTGCCGTCGGCGCATCGAGAGACGAAGGCGAGAAAGCGCTCGACCTCACCAGTCAAGCGATCATTGCCGAAGCTGCCGAATATGTGGTGCGCTGTGATCTGACGCCCGACGCCGACCCGCTGATGCGCAGCATGGTCAGCCAGGGGATCCACGCCGCCCTTTCCAGCATCAGGCGGGATGAAAACGGCGCCTTCGCCGGCCTTGCCGCGGGGCAGGCCTATAGCGCTCCGGCGCGGACCTATTACCGCGATGGTTACTGGACGATGCAGCCGCTTCTGATGCTGGCACCGGAGGCGGTGCGCGACGAGATCCGGATTCTCGCCAAGGGAGTGCAGCCGGATGGAGAAGCGCCAAGCGGTGTGATCTTGACGGGGCCTGCGCAATCGCAGGCGTGGCAGCACTTTGTCGCCGACAGCAAGGCCAATCCCAAAACCCACAAAAGAGCCGTTCCGGAGTACCATAACCGACCGCAGGATTGGTGGAGCGACCATTTCGACAGCCCGCTTTTCTTCGTTCTTTTCCTGAACGACTATGTCAGCGCAACCAAAGACTTTGCGGAGGTGGAGCGACACTGGACGGTCGTGAAGGCGATCACGGACCGCTATCTCAGCCTGGCTGGTCCTGACAGCGTTCTCCCGCTGAAGCCGCGCAACGACCGGGATTGGGCCGACAACGTCTATCGCGAGGGGCTGGTCTCCTATGATCTGGGTCTTTTCGTCGGCGCCATGGACGCGGTGGCCAGGCTTGGCGAGGATCTCGATCCCAAGCTTGCCGAACGCGCACGCAAGACAGCAAATCTTGCCCGCGAAGAGATCGAGGCCAAGCTCTTTGTGCCGGCGACGGGAGGATATGTCGACTATGGAACGCCTGGCGCTTTTGTCGAAGATCATTTGGTGCTCGACAGCCTGACCTTGTCGCGGTTCGCTGCGATTTCGGGGCAGAAGGCCGTAGGCTTGCTGAGCGCTTTTGAAAGCAAACTCGAAACGCGTCACAATCAGGAACAGCCCTATGGCAGTTGGGGTGTGATGTGCGCCTATCCGCCCTTCAAGCGGCAAAGCGATCTGCGATCCAAGACCGCTTTTCCCTACCGCTACCATAATGGCTCGGACTGGCCCTATTGGGACGGCGCCTATGCCGAAGAACGCCTTCGCCACGGACTTGGAGGTGCGCGCTACGCGTTGACGCGCTGGTGGCAAACCTGTCTCGACAATGGCTGGATCGGTGCGGTGGAATATTTCTCGCCGCCATACGGGCGCGGCTCCCTGCTTCAGGGCTGGAGTACCATGCCGGCAGCGGTTGTTTTAAAATACGGACTTGACGCGGCAAATTCGGAGCCAATGTCATGAGCACGCTATCGGCTTCAGCCGGGTTCCCCATCGATGCGCATGGCAAAGGCGACGGAACCATCCCGCTCGAATTCGGAAAAGCCAAGGTGACGGTAGAAACCTTTGGCGCGTTCGTTGTTTGGATCGACACCGAGATGCACAGCTTTGACCCCATGCTTTCGAAGCGCCTGAAGCTCGGTGCCGATCATCCTGCGCCCCCAGCCGCCGGCCTGAAGCCCGGGAAGAATGTTGATGTGAAGATGCGCCGGGTAATCGTCTTGAAGCCACGTCGTTCCGCTGCGCGGATTTTGAATGCGTTCGATCACGTCGGCATCGCGCGGACGGCTGGGCGTCAGTCCGGCGGTCTGCTGGCGCACGAACGGCCACCAGTTTGCTTCCAGCTCTTTGTCGAATCCGCTGGTATCGGACACCCCGACGACATAGCCGACCGGCCGGTTGTCATGCACGAGAACAAAGGCAAAGTCTCTGGCAAACTTGAGATAGGGGACCGACCAGATGTAACCGGGCAGATGCGGATCGCTATAAAGCGCGCCGGCATCCTCGCCGCCATTGGCGGTTTTCAGGCAGATGTCGAAAAGCGCTTCGGTATCGGCTTCAATCGCCGGGCGGATGAAGCAACTGGTGTCCATCGCTTTGCCACCTCCTGCGTGGCGCTTTGTCATCATCGGTCGCGAGAGAGACTCATGCGTTGACGATTACCTCAGATTCGCAGGCCTGGGGAAGGAAACGTTCGGCCGGTGCCCGGCGCCAAGGCTCGGACGGGGAGTGGAGAATAAACCAAATGAGGTGGAGCAGATGAAAAGAACCGTGAAATCGATCAGCATACTGCCGGCATACCGATTGAAAGCAGCTGTCGCGCTTGCCGGCGCGGCGCTTGTGAGTTTCGGCCTTTCCGCCGCCCGCGCCGACGATCTGGCCGTGTGGGATGACCAGACCTTCGAAGGCCAGAGCGCGGTCATCGAGCAACTGAATAAGGAGTTCGAAGCCGCACATCCCGGTGTCACGATCAAACGCACCGCCCGCACCTTCGATGACATGAAATTGACGCTGAAGCTTGCGGTTTCGGCAGGCGATGGCCCTGTCGTCACCAAGGTCAACCAGGGCGCCGGCGACATGGGCGCGATGGTCAAGGAAGGTTTGCTCCTGCCGGTCGACGACTACATCAAGACCTATGGGTGGGATAAGCGGCAGTCGGATTCCGTGCTGGCGCGAGACCGCTGGGATGGGCCGAAGTTTGGGGTCGGCAAGACCTACGGCATATCAGGCCTCGCCGAAATCGTCGGCCTCTATTACAACAAGAAGATCCTCGACGACGCGGGCGTGGCGCTGCCGCAGACCTTCGAAGAGCTTTTGGCCGATCTCGACAAGCTGAAGGAAAAAGGCGTCGCGCCCTTCATGATGGGCTCGGCCAAGCAGCATCTTGCCCTGCACATGATCGGTGCCATCGATCAGGCACATATCGACGCGGCCAATCGCGCCGAACTTGACGACCTGATCTACGGCAAAGGCGGCTCCTGGAACACCAAGGGGAACATCGAATCGGCCAAACTCGTGCAGCAATGGGCGCAGGGCGGCTATTTCTACCCAGGCTTCGAAGGCATCTCGGGTGACGACGCCGTCCAGCTTTTCATATCAGGGCAGGGCGCTTTCCTGATCTCCGGGACCTGGTACTTCGGTGACATGCAAAATAATCCGGATATCGGCTTCATGGCCATTCCCGCTCCGAAGGGTATTTCCAAGCCCATGAGTGTCGGCGGCGTGGATCTTGCCTGGGCGATAACGAGCCTTGCCAAAGACAAGGCAAAGCAGGACCTGGCCGGCGAGTACATCGACTATATGGTTTCGGAAAAGGCCGCTGAGAGCTGGGCCGCTGCCGGCTATCTTCCGGCAACATCGCTCCCGGCGGATGCAAAGCCCAAGCTCACGCCGCTCCTGACCTCCGGCATCGAGATGTGGAAGACACTCAACGCCAATGATGCGCTCGGCCATTACCCCGATTGGTCCAGCCCGACGATGCTGAAGACGATCGACGACAACACCCCGCTTCTCCTGTCGGGCAAGATCACGCCCGAAGCCTTTGTCGATGCCATGGACAAGGATTATCAGGCCTATCTGAAGGACAAGAAGTAATAGCACGGGCGCGGGTCACGGCCGTCTGCCCGGCGGTCGTGGCCTGTGTCTCGTCGATCCTGAGTTGAAATGAGCGCCGGGAGCTGTGGCTTGCTGCGCGATGACCAGAGCTTTGGCTTCATGGGGTCCTGGATGAAACGCTCCGCACTTGATGGCTCGCAACATACCAATTTTATCTATTTATTGCCTGGATTGCTGCTCTACGCGGCTTTTGTCTTTGGACCGATTGTCGCGGCTTTGGGTTTGAGCCTGACCAGCTGGGACGGCTTGACCATGCCCAGATGGGTTGGCCTGGGCAATTACGCCGATCTCTTTTCAGACAGTCGATTTTATATTGCCTTGCGCAACAATGCCGAGCTCATGATCTTCTACTGCGTCCTGCCGCTCGTGCTCGGCATAACGCTTGCTGCCTGCGTCTGGAATTTGAAGCAACGCGAACAACTCGCCCTGCGGACGTTCCTGTTCCTGCCTTACATCATGCCGACCGCCGTGCTGGGCATCATCTGGGCCTGGCTCTACAATCCTGCATTCGGCCCGTTCAACCAGTTTTTGAGAGCCGTAGGATTGGGCAGGTTCGCATTACCCTGGCTCGGAGATTTCAATTTCGTGCTTCCCGCCGTTGGGATCGTTGCCACATGGTATTTCTTCGGTTTTTGCATGGTCATCTTCCTCACCGGAATTCAGCGCATCGACCCGTCTCTTTTCGACGCTGCCAAGGTCGACGGCGCTTCGGCGCGAAAGACCTTTTTCTGGATAACGCTGCCGCTTCTCATGCCTGAAATAAGGGTGGTTTTGCTGTTGACGGTCATAGCGTCAATCAAGAGCTTCGACCTCATTTTTACCATGACCCGCGGCGGGCCTGCCAATGCTACGCTGGTGCCGAATATCTACATGTATCAGCTCGGCTTCGAGCTCAATCGGTTCGGCGCCGCAGCCGCCATCGCCATTGTCGGCGCGTTGCTGACATTCGCAATCAACTATGCAATTCACCGGCTGGTGGGCTCAAAAAGTAAAGGATTGGCTTGATGAGCCGTTCGTCCAACATCCCCGCCGCCACGCTGTTCCTCCGCCTTGTCCTCTGGCTTCTCGCTTTCGTAACGATCACGCCGTTCCTGCTTCTGCTGCTGACATCGATAAAGAGCAAGGCTGATGTTCTCAGGGGCGCATTCGCTTTGCCGGCCTATCCGCATTTCGAAAACTACGTCGATGCTTGGAATGCCGGGCATTTCAACATCTACTTCTGGAATTCGATCATCGTTGTCATCCCCGTCGTTGCAGCCAGCGTTTTTCTCGGCCTGCTCACGGGCTTTGCCTTCGCCTACCTGTCGTTTCCGCTCCGGCGCACGCTGTTCGCGATCCTGACGCTCGGCATGATGGTGCCGGCGGAGGCCTTCATCATCCCGCTTTATTATGAAATGCGGTATCTCGGGCTGATCAATACCTATGCGGCTCTCATCGTGCCGCAGATCGCGATGTCGATCCCGTTCTCGACGATCTTCCTCGCCAGCGCGATGCAGCAATTGCCGGAGGAGGTTCTCGAAGCGGCGGTCCTCGATGGCGCCGGGCGTTTCTATATCCTTCGCAAGATCGTTGTCCCGCTGATGATACCGGCAATGTCGACACTGGCGCTGTTCCTGTTCATCTGGACCTGGAACGAGTTTCTCATTCCGTTCATTCTGGTCAATGACGACGCCTATCGGACGCTGCCCCTCGGCATGTTGTTTTTCCAGGGGCGCTACACCGTCAACACGCCGGTCCTGACCGCCGGCGCGGTGATTGTCATTGCCCCGCTCATCCTGACCTATCTGGTTTTCCAGCGGCGATTTATTGCCGGCTTGACGGCAGGCGCGACGAAGTGAAAGGCCGCGTGGAGCTATGACCTGCGGCCACGCTTGTGGCACACTTCAAGCGCCGCAGGCGCTATGGCCTGAGGCCTCGCTTGTGACGCACTTCCAGCGCCGCGCAGCCCCAGACCGTGCCGAGCAGCAGATAGACGTGGCGCCAGTGGTCGATGTCGATGACGTTGCCGATCGCCGCGTGGCCGAGGACCGAGATCCAGGCGATCATCAGGAAGGGCTGCCACGGCCGGTCGAGCAGCAAGTATCGGAAGCCGAGCGCCAGCGTCCAGATTAGCATGCCGACATAGGTGACGAAGCCGAGCCAGCCATAGGTGGTGAGCGATTTCAGCCAGATATTATGCTCGTCCTCGGGAAACATCGTGCCGAACACCAGCGGGCCGATGCCGAGCGGGCGCTCCATCATCATGGTGAAACCGATCCGGTGGCGCTCGAAGCGGCCGAGATGCTCGCCGTCATATTGCTGCACCAGCTGGGCGCGCGCCGAAAACAGTTCGGCGACCTTGGGGATCTGCAGCGCCACCAGCAGCGAGGCGACCAGCATGATGATTGCCGCCAGCGACAGGACGAGCACGCGCAGGCGAAAGGCGCCGCTGCGCTGCTTCAGCAGCATGATGAAAATCAGCAGCCCCACGCCGAGGGCGAAGAGCCCCCAGGCGGCGCGGGAAAAGGACAGGAAGATGCCGAGTGCCAGCACGAGCAGGGCGGCAGCCTTCAGCGGCGATTTCTTCAGGTCGCCCACCAGGATGCCGTGGACGAGATAGAGCGATGGCGGCACCAGGAAGGGGCCGAAGACGTTCGGGTCCTGGAAGGCGCCCTTGGCGCGGTCATAGAGCGTGAATAT of Rhizobium sp. BT04 contains these proteins:
- a CDS encoding bifunctional 2-polyprenyl-6-hydroxyphenol methylase/3-demethylubiquinol 3-O-methyltransferase UbiG gives rise to the protein MSIELDATTYVHAKPTTAHSYILPAVVDVLENSFQAANETAVFDLGCGTGGAAAVLAEKGYDVVGVDPSADGIAKARTAHPDLPLEIGSGYEDLSSRYGTFDAVISLEVVEHVYDPKAFSATMYDLVKPGGIAVMSTPFHGYWKNLALAVSGKMDDHFMPLKDHGHIKFWSPGTLSTLLLETGFEDVDFEYVGRIPLLAKSMIAIAQKPH
- a CDS encoding helix-turn-helix domain-containing protein is translated as MITATQIRGARAMIGMSIEELAAASGLPVETVAALETGEFAGEPHALFDVRNTLEAHGIIFLSSGNQDEGGPGIRLRARTTSDDGIRPENLNAANDD
- a CDS encoding ROK family transcriptional regulator; translation: MAMTSSVVQTPIARKISTHAVIRTVVASGSISRADIAKLTGLSKQTISDVVRDLEDDGWLKAIGQTDGRPGRNAIIYEINARAGLAASIDLGGTKIAAAICDLLGNVVAETEVPTDRRGGMHLVNQFSDLVAELASAAGTTADKLRLVVLGSPGVLDPATGHINVAPNIPGIDAINLRQVFSDKMGIPVIVENDVNLAAQGERWRGHGVETGNFAFIALGTGVGMGIIANGALLRGARGAAGEIAYLPIGGDAFDPGGFTLGTFETAVGSVAMLRRYIGFGGRNASTVADLFAAFNAGETSAVAAIEETARLVAVAIAAIGATLDPELVITGGSIGARPELVNAIRGFLPRCTPYPPRIEISRFGNRAALMGGMGIAVERMHDDLFGVKLKDA
- a CDS encoding glycogen debranching protein; the protein is MIKPSTDGQLSAEQGVLLPVMAPRLQADVHPDGYADLALWGAGSLGRVRFSAIGGPYTYAPNRMISKHGGVFVAQSLPVMLIRGVGLRGVYPARRCAWWHEPDGQSASAKFTRTHHRKTFEMAWGVLIVDALGSDLRIAVGASRDEGEKALDLTSQAIIAEAAEYVVRCDLTPDADPLMRSMVSQGIHAALSSIRRDENGAFAGLAAGQAYSAPARTYYRDGYWTMQPLLMLAPEAVRDEIRILAKGVQPDGEAPSGVILTGPAQSQAWQHFVADSKANPKTHKRAVPEYHNRPQDWWSDHFDSPLFFVLFLNDYVSATKDFAEVERHWTVVKAITDRYLSLAGPDSVLPLKPRNDRDWADNVYREGLVSYDLGLFVGAMDAVARLGEDLDPKLAERARKTANLAREEIEAKLFVPATGGYVDYGTPGAFVEDHLVLDSLTLSRFAAISGQKAVGLLSAFESKLETRHNQEQPYGSWGVMCAYPPFKRQSDLRSKTAFPYRYHNGSDWPYWDGAYAEERLRHGLGGARYALTRWWQTCLDNGWIGAVEYFSPPYGRGSLLQGWSTMPAAVVLKYGLDAANSEPMS
- a CDS encoding GNAT family N-acetyltransferase — translated: MDTSCFIRPAIEADTEALFDICLKTANGGEDAGALYSDPHLPGYIWSVPYLKFARDFAFVLVHDNRPVGYVVGVSDTSGFDKELEANWWPFVRQQTAGLTPSRPRDADVIERIQNPRSGTTWLQDDYPAHLHINILPGLQAGGWGRRMIGTELQALRKHGVKAVHLGVDPNNERAKGFYRHLGFSEFERDGSVAFAMRIDGEPG
- a CDS encoding extracellular solute-binding protein gives rise to the protein MKRTVKSISILPAYRLKAAVALAGAALVSFGLSAARADDLAVWDDQTFEGQSAVIEQLNKEFEAAHPGVTIKRTARTFDDMKLTLKLAVSAGDGPVVTKVNQGAGDMGAMVKEGLLLPVDDYIKTYGWDKRQSDSVLARDRWDGPKFGVGKTYGISGLAEIVGLYYNKKILDDAGVALPQTFEELLADLDKLKEKGVAPFMMGSAKQHLALHMIGAIDQAHIDAANRAELDDLIYGKGGSWNTKGNIESAKLVQQWAQGGYFYPGFEGISGDDAVQLFISGQGAFLISGTWYFGDMQNNPDIGFMAIPAPKGISKPMSVGGVDLAWAITSLAKDKAKQDLAGEYIDYMVSEKAAESWAAAGYLPATSLPADAKPKLTPLLTSGIEMWKTLNANDALGHYPDWSSPTMLKTIDDNTPLLLSGKITPEAFVDAMDKDYQAYLKDKK
- a CDS encoding carbohydrate ABC transporter permease, with the protein product MKRSALDGSQHTNFIYLLPGLLLYAAFVFGPIVAALGLSLTSWDGLTMPRWVGLGNYADLFSDSRFYIALRNNAELMIFYCVLPLVLGITLAACVWNLKQREQLALRTFLFLPYIMPTAVLGIIWAWLYNPAFGPFNQFLRAVGLGRFALPWLGDFNFVLPAVGIVATWYFFGFCMVIFLTGIQRIDPSLFDAAKVDGASARKTFFWITLPLLMPEIRVVLLLTVIASIKSFDLIFTMTRGGPANATLVPNIYMYQLGFELNRFGAAAAIAIVGALLTFAINYAIHRLVGSKSKGLA
- a CDS encoding carbohydrate ABC transporter permease, with amino-acid sequence MSRSSNIPAATLFLRLVLWLLAFVTITPFLLLLLTSIKSKADVLRGAFALPAYPHFENYVDAWNAGHFNIYFWNSIIVVIPVVAASVFLGLLTGFAFAYLSFPLRRTLFAILTLGMMVPAEAFIIPLYYEMRYLGLINTYAALIVPQIAMSIPFSTIFLASAMQQLPEEVLEAAVLDGAGRFYILRKIVVPLMIPAMSTLALFLFIWTWNEFLIPFILVNDDAYRTLPLGMLFFQGRYTVNTPVLTAGAVIVIAPLILTYLVFQRRFIAGLTAGATK
- a CDS encoding O-antigen ligase, whose translation is MTAIEATYPRVAQPQRMTLRLIGSAFVAFGVFLSGFVIDEPAPYELWMAGLIGLWFILGLKISRGVAPLLALLLTFNIGGMLSLTQMKDLATGPMYIAVSTFLALTAVFYAAIIEDSHKRLPLIFNAWVFAAVATSALGIFGYFHAFPGAEIFTLYDRAKGAFQDPNVFGPFLVPPSLYLVHGILVGDLKKSPLKAAALLVLALGIFLSFSRAAWGLFALGVGLLIFIMLLKQRSGAFRLRVLVLSLAAIIMLVASLLVALQIPKVAELFSARAQLVQQYDGEHLGRFERHRIGFTMMMERPLGIGPLVFGTMFPEDEHNIWLKSLTTYGWLGFVTYVGMLIWTLALGFRYLLLDRPWQPFLMIAWISVLGHAAIGNVIDIDHWRHVYLLLGTVWGCAALEVRHKRGLRP